A stretch of the uncultured Trichococcus sp. genome encodes the following:
- a CDS encoding YpiB family protein yields MMNPTLEEKKIFISWFIQNYQLKRRESLWILNYLLNHEILLKNIHLIEEVHTTNRGMGFAAVGNPKDAFMYYKDGKTFEDPEQAFHDLRLNWKEDFYLELFFDQSYQVLSFFGVLEDNPYLQDSEIFDKDLEEIVEKSLEKLAVKDRIHYLKKQIDIALIQYDETSFRKFTKELKELEEKNMI; encoded by the coding sequence ATGATGAATCCTACTTTGGAGGAGAAAAAAATTTTTATTTCTTGGTTTATTCAGAATTATCAATTGAAGCGCAGAGAGTCCCTTTGGATACTCAATTATCTGCTTAATCATGAGATTTTATTGAAGAATATCCATCTGATTGAGGAAGTCCATACAACGAACAGGGGAATGGGATTTGCCGCAGTCGGAAATCCGAAAGATGCCTTCATGTACTATAAAGACGGAAAGACATTCGAGGATCCCGAACAGGCATTCCATGATCTGCGCTTGAATTGGAAAGAGGATTTTTATCTGGAGTTGTTCTTTGATCAATCCTACCAAGTCCTTTCATTTTTTGGTGTTCTTGAGGACAATCCGTACCTCCAAGACTCCGAAATTTTCGATAAGGATCTGGAAGAGATCGTAGAGAAGTCATTAGAAAAGTTGGCGGTGAAGGATCGCATCCATTATCTGAAAAAACAGATCGATATCGCGCTGATCCAATACGATGAAACCAGCTTCAGAAAGTTCACGAAAGAATTAAAAGAATTGGAAGAAAAAAATATGATCTGA
- a CDS encoding RecQ family ATP-dependent DNA helicase, producing the protein MKSELQNYFGYSAFKAGQLEPIQSVLAGKHTLATLPTGTGKSLIYQLSGYLLEGIIVIVSPLLSLMEDQVAQLKYMGEKRTASLNSMLQFEERQRLLSKLDRIKFLFLSPEMLQNQVVMNRLKQIPLALFVVDEAHCISQWGLDFRSDYLFLGAARQELGNPLTLALTATATPAVMADIIGSLHIDGNALNVFEGAVDRANIYYKVAAVPPDSKNEYLLELLGKYPHPGIIYFSSKAQADAVAFMIRKKTDLRAESYHADRMNEDRITIQHQFLRDELDVICATSAFGMGINKPNIRYVIHYHMPNSLEEYVQEIGRAGRDGQQSIAVLLYSETDFNFKVKMLQSDFPNDYVIESVVKNRAINPDYGGPTEQTLLLHILRQRLTKEEAKQFISNRHDLKRNLLKSMKGFAETEDCKREYISAYFGKSCLVKPDYCCDSCGKEDEPLAGEAWSRKALPTRGAEHWEKIVSDLFLL; encoded by the coding sequence TTGAAATCAGAACTTCAGAACTACTTCGGCTACTCGGCATTCAAAGCCGGTCAATTGGAGCCCATCCAATCTGTTTTGGCGGGCAAACATACGCTGGCCACTTTGCCGACCGGAACCGGGAAATCGTTGATATACCAGCTGAGCGGCTATCTTTTGGAGGGGATTATCGTTATCGTTTCGCCCCTTTTGTCTTTGATGGAAGACCAAGTGGCCCAACTGAAATATATGGGTGAAAAAAGGACGGCCTCATTGAACAGCATGCTGCAGTTCGAAGAAAGGCAAAGATTACTGAGCAAGTTGGATCGAATCAAGTTTTTGTTCCTTTCTCCCGAGATGCTGCAGAACCAAGTTGTAATGAATAGACTCAAGCAGATCCCGCTTGCTTTGTTTGTGGTCGACGAAGCGCATTGCATCTCCCAATGGGGGTTGGATTTCCGATCCGATTATCTTTTTCTGGGGGCAGCTAGGCAAGAATTGGGCAATCCATTGACATTGGCTCTCACCGCCACAGCGACGCCGGCCGTGATGGCTGACATCATCGGATCCTTGCATATCGATGGAAATGCTTTGAACGTATTTGAAGGAGCGGTCGACCGTGCCAATATTTATTATAAGGTCGCAGCAGTGCCTCCAGATTCGAAAAATGAGTACCTCCTGGAGCTTTTGGGGAAATATCCACACCCGGGTATCATTTACTTTTCCAGTAAGGCACAAGCTGATGCGGTGGCTTTCATGATCCGAAAAAAAACAGACTTACGCGCGGAATCCTATCATGCCGACCGGATGAACGAAGACAGGATCACCATTCAGCATCAATTCCTTCGGGATGAGTTGGACGTCATTTGTGCCACAAGCGCATTCGGAATGGGGATCAATAAACCGAACATCCGTTATGTGATCCATTATCACATGCCGAATTCGCTTGAGGAATATGTTCAGGAGATCGGGAGAGCCGGGCGGGACGGCCAGCAGAGCATAGCAGTCCTCTTGTATTCGGAAACAGACTTCAATTTTAAAGTGAAGATGCTGCAAAGCGATTTTCCGAATGATTATGTGATTGAAAGTGTTGTCAAGAATCGGGCGATCAATCCCGATTACGGGGGTCCGACCGAGCAAACGTTACTGCTGCATATACTTCGGCAGCGACTAACAAAAGAGGAAGCGAAGCAATTTATCTCGAACCGCCATGATCTCAAGAGGAACTTGCTGAAGAGTATGAAGGGATTCGCTGAAACGGAAGATTGCAAGCGTGAGTACATCTCCGCCTATTTCGGGAAAAGCTGCCTCGTCAAACCTGACTATTGCTGTGACAGTTGCGGGAAAGAGGACGAACCTTTAGCGGGAGAAGCATGGTCAAGGAAGGCGCTTCCAACGAGAGGGGCGGAGCATTGGGAAAAAATCGTGTCCGACCTTTTTCTTTTATAA
- the cmk gene encoding (d)CMP kinase, giving the protein MVKKMNIAIDGPASAGKSTIAKKVAEKLGYIYLDTGAMYRTLTYAALSTGGDLHDEEALNKLLQGIRISFSTAGNEMQHVFLNDEDVTELIRSDEVTQNVSLVASFAKVREEMVARQKSIAQSGGVVMDGRDIGTVVLPDAEVKIFMTATAEERALRRYKENTAKGMSASLEELTEDMKRRDHLDSTRKISPLKKADDAIILDSTHLDIDEVVKRILSIIEATIKPLQTLD; this is encoded by the coding sequence ATTGTGAAAAAAATGAATATTGCCATCGATGGTCCAGCATCAGCAGGAAAGAGCACCATCGCAAAGAAAGTTGCGGAAAAGTTGGGATACATCTATCTGGACACAGGCGCGATGTACCGAACGTTGACTTATGCGGCTTTATCCACCGGAGGCGATCTCCATGATGAAGAGGCACTGAATAAATTGTTGCAAGGGATCAGGATCAGCTTTTCGACTGCGGGAAATGAAATGCAGCATGTTTTTCTGAATGATGAGGACGTGACCGAATTGATCAGATCGGATGAAGTGACCCAAAACGTCTCCTTGGTTGCATCATTTGCCAAAGTGCGTGAAGAAATGGTTGCCCGTCAAAAGAGCATCGCACAATCAGGTGGCGTGGTAATGGATGGAAGGGACATCGGTACTGTCGTATTGCCAGATGCAGAAGTCAAGATCTTCATGACAGCGACAGCCGAAGAACGCGCACTGCGACGCTACAAAGAGAACACTGCAAAGGGTATGAGCGCTTCTTTGGAAGAGTTGACGGAAGATATGAAACGCCGCGACCATTTGGACAGCACCCGGAAGATTTCACCGTTGAAAAAAGCGGACGACGCCATCATTTTGGATTCTACACATCTGGATATCGACGAAGTGGTGAAGCGAATTCTCAGCATTATCGAAGCGACTATAAAACCCTTACAAACATTGGATTAA
- a CDS encoding CCA tRNA nucleotidyltransferase: MIIKAPEFQKAIPIIEAIEQAGYEAYFVGGSVRDTLLHLDISDVDIASSAMPEEIQRIFPITFDVGIQHGTVMVLHDRETYEITTFRTESKYEKFRRPEKVEYVRSLQDDLKRRDFTINAIAIDRHGNIKDFFNGQEDLANKLIRAVGNPEERFREDALRMMRAARFVSQLDFEIEQATKEAIIEYHPLLSKIAVERVREEWNKLLIGRNRKGGIKFFVETRLFQMCPGFQNREKELIDLALFPLQFKGTTIAWTVLIHFLDLKDEAIEPFLRQWKCSRKEIMDIRVGVQALKKRLQQFWDYPLLFETGIEIATEIEAIIEGFGLPNRSENLIELNASMPIHKLKDLALDGKELLSLLDIQRGGPFVGEIFEELKTLVLSNKLENNPSALRDFITKRRMIYLDETFEVTYTVGQKDLASEIGSGTLPVLATPALLAMIENACMGIVKEHLSEGDTTVGIHCDLHHKKASPIHAEITVTVRVTEHRGNKYFFECAAHSQGHEIASAKHTRAVVNANEFMDSL; the protein is encoded by the coding sequence ATGATCATAAAAGCACCGGAATTTCAAAAAGCGATACCGATCATCGAAGCCATCGAGCAGGCTGGTTATGAAGCCTACTTTGTTGGAGGAAGTGTGCGCGACACGCTGCTGCATCTGGATATTTCGGATGTCGACATCGCATCGAGCGCTATGCCTGAAGAAATTCAGCGGATCTTCCCGATCACTTTTGATGTAGGCATCCAACATGGAACGGTGATGGTTTTACATGATCGGGAGACATACGAAATAACAACTTTCCGGACAGAATCGAAGTACGAGAAGTTCCGCAGGCCAGAGAAAGTCGAGTATGTGCGCAGTCTGCAGGACGACCTGAAAAGACGCGACTTTACGATCAATGCGATTGCAATCGATCGGCACGGGAACATCAAAGACTTCTTCAACGGGCAGGAGGACTTGGCTAACAAATTGATTCGGGCAGTCGGAAATCCGGAAGAACGCTTCAGGGAAGATGCCTTGCGGATGATGCGCGCAGCCAGGTTTGTGAGCCAATTGGATTTTGAAATCGAACAAGCTACGAAAGAAGCCATTATCGAATACCATCCGCTCCTTTCGAAAATTGCGGTGGAGCGCGTGCGCGAAGAGTGGAATAAGCTTCTCATCGGAAGAAACCGCAAGGGCGGAATCAAGTTTTTTGTCGAAACACGTCTGTTCCAGATGTGTCCGGGTTTCCAAAATCGGGAAAAGGAATTAATCGATTTAGCACTGTTTCCGCTGCAGTTCAAAGGGACGACAATCGCTTGGACGGTGCTGATCCATTTCCTTGATCTGAAGGACGAAGCGATCGAACCGTTTTTGCGGCAATGGAAGTGTTCCCGCAAGGAAATCATGGACATTCGCGTTGGTGTACAGGCATTGAAAAAACGCCTGCAGCAATTCTGGGACTATCCACTCCTTTTCGAAACAGGAATCGAAATCGCTACTGAGATTGAAGCCATCATCGAAGGATTCGGTCTACCGAACCGGAGCGAAAATTTGATAGAATTGAATGCATCCATGCCGATCCATAAACTGAAAGATTTGGCATTGGACGGAAAAGAATTGCTTTCCTTGCTGGACATCCAACGTGGCGGCCCTTTTGTGGGTGAGATATTCGAAGAATTGAAAACACTGGTATTGTCAAACAAACTGGAGAATAACCCCTCCGCGCTGAGGGATTTCATTACGAAAAGAAGGATGATTTATTTGGACGAGACATTCGAAGTCACCTATACCGTCGGTCAAAAAGATTTGGCATCCGAAATCGGTTCAGGTACGTTGCCGGTTCTTGCGACGCCGGCATTGTTGGCCATGATCGAAAACGCCTGTATGGGAATCGTCAAGGAACATCTTTCCGAAGGCGACACGACGGTCGGTATCCATTGCGATCTGCACCATAAAAAAGCCTCTCCCATCCATGCCGAAATAACGGTGACGGTCAGAGTGACGGAACACAGAGGGAACAAATATTTCTTCGAATGCGCTGCCCATTCCCAAGGCCATGAAATCGCATCGGCAAAGCATACGAGGGCAGTTGTCAATGCGAATGAATTCATGGATAGCCTCTAG
- the dapB gene encoding 4-hydroxy-tetrahydrodipicolinate reductase codes for MKIVVSGFKGKMGTACTNMVLRQEDFTLAAVYDPFATEKQLDELPQYAGHPVKVYSDKATLVKEVEADVWIDFSRPDAAYDNTRFALENGMRPVIGTTGFSSEQLEELTSYSKQLGLGGLIAPNFAIGAVLMMEFAAKAAKYFPDVEIMELHHDNKLDAPSGTAIKTAELIYAERGDHQQGHPDEEELIAGARGADYHGMKIHSVRLPGLVAHQQVQFGSAGEGLIIRHDSYDRDSFMNGVALSCRKVMGIDHLIYGLEKFL; via the coding sequence ATGAAAATTGTAGTTTCAGGATTCAAAGGCAAAATGGGAACCGCCTGCACAAATATGGTCTTGCGTCAGGAAGACTTTACTCTGGCGGCTGTATACGATCCTTTCGCAACAGAAAAGCAACTGGATGAATTGCCGCAATACGCCGGCCATCCTGTAAAAGTCTACAGCGACAAAGCGACGCTCGTCAAGGAAGTCGAAGCTGATGTTTGGATTGATTTCTCAAGGCCGGATGCAGCCTATGACAACACACGTTTCGCGCTTGAAAACGGCATGCGCCCCGTAATCGGCACTACCGGTTTTTCCAGCGAGCAACTTGAAGAATTGACCAGCTACTCTAAACAGTTGGGTCTGGGTGGCCTGATTGCGCCTAATTTTGCGATCGGAGCCGTGCTGATGATGGAATTCGCAGCAAAAGCAGCGAAATATTTCCCGGATGTGGAGATCATGGAACTGCATCACGATAACAAATTGGATGCACCAAGCGGCACTGCCATAAAGACTGCCGAATTGATTTATGCCGAGAGAGGCGATCATCAACAAGGGCATCCTGATGAGGAAGAACTCATCGCAGGCGCAAGAGGCGCTGATTACCATGGCATGAAAATCCATAGCGTCCGCTTGCCGGGCCTGGTCGCGCATCAGCAGGTGCAATTCGGCAGTGCCGGAGAAGGGTTGATCATCCGCCACGATTCCTATGACCGCGATTCTTTCATGAACGGAGTAGCCCTGTCCTGCAGAAAAGTAATGGGAATCGATCACCTGATCTATGGATTGGAAAAATTCCTATGA
- the rpsA gene encoding 30S ribosomal protein S1 encodes MSDYIENPELNEEESNNVEQTMQDVLDEALSIEVGDTVKGEVLSIQDRQAIVGIIGGGVEGVIPYNELSAKPFDEVTEILNVGDVVDLVVIKQIKDKENGSFLLSKRRVDAKIVWKEIQDKFENNEIIEAPVKDVVKGGLVVDVGVRGFVPASMVEDHFVEDFSSYKGKVMTFKIVELEPSENRLILSHKAVVESEKEANKGKLMDELVAGDVVEGTVARLTNFGAFVDLGGVDGLVHISQIAHEHVKNPGDVLEIGQTVKVKILSIDKENGRVSLSIKDTLAGPWDAIAEKAPVGAVLTGVVKRLTSFGAFVEVFPGVEGLVHISQISHQHIATPHEVLQEGQEIQVKVLDAKEDEQRLSLSIKALEEKAANEAPAAVEKKEKKTEEYVADDSDGNFTLADLLGDKLSGLKDDSEA; translated from the coding sequence ATGTCAGATTACATTGAAAACCCAGAGTTAAATGAAGAAGAGTCCAATAACGTTGAGCAGACTATGCAAGATGTGTTGGATGAAGCGTTATCCATTGAGGTGGGTGATACTGTCAAGGGGGAAGTTTTAAGTATCCAAGATAGACAAGCCATCGTAGGAATCATTGGGGGCGGCGTTGAAGGAGTTATCCCTTACAACGAATTATCTGCAAAACCATTCGATGAAGTTACAGAAATCCTAAACGTAGGTGACGTTGTGGATTTGGTTGTCATAAAACAAATCAAAGATAAAGAAAATGGAAGCTTTTTACTTTCGAAGCGTCGTGTCGATGCTAAAATCGTTTGGAAAGAGATCCAAGATAAATTCGAAAACAACGAAATTATCGAAGCGCCAGTCAAGGACGTCGTTAAAGGCGGATTGGTCGTTGATGTCGGCGTGAGAGGATTTGTTCCAGCTTCAATGGTCGAAGATCATTTTGTGGAAGATTTCAGTTCTTATAAAGGCAAAGTAATGACTTTCAAGATTGTCGAACTTGAACCGAGCGAAAATCGCTTGATTTTATCGCATAAAGCGGTAGTGGAATCAGAAAAAGAAGCCAACAAAGGCAAGCTGATGGATGAATTGGTAGCCGGAGACGTTGTCGAAGGAACTGTCGCTCGTTTGACCAATTTCGGAGCATTTGTCGATTTGGGTGGCGTGGATGGTTTGGTCCATATCTCTCAAATTGCTCATGAGCATGTGAAGAATCCTGGTGACGTTTTGGAAATCGGGCAAACCGTCAAAGTCAAAATCTTGTCCATCGACAAAGAAAATGGCCGTGTTTCCTTAAGCATCAAAGACACATTGGCTGGGCCATGGGATGCGATCGCGGAAAAAGCGCCGGTTGGAGCTGTGTTGACTGGTGTTGTCAAACGTTTGACAAGCTTCGGTGCATTCGTGGAAGTTTTCCCTGGTGTCGAAGGTTTGGTGCACATTTCCCAAATTTCACATCAGCATATTGCAACGCCGCATGAAGTGCTGCAAGAAGGCCAGGAAATTCAAGTCAAAGTACTGGATGCAAAAGAAGATGAGCAACGCCTGTCTCTGAGCATCAAGGCTCTGGAAGAAAAAGCTGCGAACGAAGCACCTGCAGCTGTAGAGAAAAAAGAGAAAAAGACCGAAGAATATGTGGCTGATGATTCAGACGGAAACTTCACATTAGCAGATTTACTAGGCGACAAGCTTTCAGGTTTGAAAGACGATTCTGAAGCCTAA
- a CDS encoding tetratricopeptide repeat protein — protein MNNEAQAMIEAIQNNDLDAAVQLFKQSVEQSVLENNSADLAELAETMHALGFLSEAKEAYGALNYLAPHIQEWNIALAEIAIDEDDYDQALDILLTIDKESDVYPQALLTMADAYQVQGLYEVSEKKIFEAMALLPDEHILDYALAQLYHSIGEYKKAIPIYEELSFGSGEITSATQLNFFLGDCHNAIGEFETALQYLEKIPADEHFPDSYFQLGFTYFQLKEYARAITIFNKLLEADNAYLSAYLYLANALEAELELEEALAVMEQAISRNPYQHEFYTTAARLQLKLNREQDAEHNLREAAALEPDLSSIHLALGNLLLKQERFEELIAYIADRAEQEDNDPQYNWLLAASHNALEDFDSASKEYLAAYPHFADSEAFLLEYAAFLREEGDLEKLSEVIHQGLALYPANTELLQLHDDLHHFDQ, from the coding sequence ATGAATAATGAAGCACAGGCAATGATAGAAGCCATTCAAAACAATGATTTGGATGCGGCTGTCCAACTGTTCAAACAATCAGTTGAGCAATCCGTCCTGGAGAACAACAGCGCTGATTTGGCCGAATTGGCGGAAACGATGCATGCCTTGGGCTTCTTGAGTGAAGCAAAAGAGGCATATGGAGCATTGAACTACCTGGCCCCGCATATACAGGAGTGGAATATCGCCTTAGCGGAAATCGCCATCGACGAAGACGATTACGATCAAGCTTTGGATATCCTCCTAACGATCGATAAAGAAAGTGACGTGTACCCTCAGGCTTTGTTGACGATGGCTGATGCTTATCAAGTGCAGGGACTGTACGAAGTCAGCGAAAAGAAAATTTTTGAAGCAATGGCGCTATTGCCGGATGAACACATCTTGGATTATGCGTTGGCCCAGCTTTACCATTCGATCGGGGAGTACAAGAAGGCGATCCCGATTTATGAGGAACTTTCATTCGGAAGCGGCGAAATCACATCCGCAACGCAGCTGAATTTTTTCTTGGGTGACTGCCACAATGCCATCGGCGAATTCGAGACGGCTTTGCAGTATCTGGAAAAAATCCCGGCTGATGAACATTTCCCTGACAGTTATTTCCAACTCGGCTTCACCTATTTCCAACTTAAGGAATATGCGCGCGCCATCACCATTTTTAATAAATTGCTCGAAGCGGACAATGCGTACCTGAGCGCATATTTGTATTTGGCGAATGCGCTTGAGGCTGAGCTGGAGTTGGAAGAAGCGCTTGCTGTGATGGAACAGGCCATCTCGCGGAATCCTTATCAGCATGAATTTTACACGACAGCGGCCAGACTGCAATTGAAACTGAACAGGGAGCAGGATGCGGAACATAATTTGCGTGAAGCGGCAGCGCTTGAACCGGACCTTTCCAGTATCCATTTGGCCTTGGGGAACCTGTTGCTGAAACAAGAAAGATTTGAGGAATTAATTGCATATATTGCAGACCGGGCAGAGCAGGAAGACAACGATCCGCAATACAATTGGTTGCTTGCGGCCAGCCATAACGCCTTGGAGGACTTTGACTCGGCGAGCAAAGAATACCTGGCGGCTTATCCGCATTTTGCCGATAGTGAGGCATTTTTGCTGGAGTATGCAGCATTCTTGAGAGAAGAAGGCGATCTGGAAAAACTGAGCGAGGTCATTCACCAAGGTTTGGCTCTTTATCCGGCCAACACTGAGTTGCTTCAACTCCATGATGATCTGCACCATTTCGATCAATAA
- the der gene encoding ribosome biogenesis GTPase Der has translation MPNPVVAIVGRPNVGKSTIFNRLAGERISIVDDVSGVTRDRIYAKGEWLGKTFNIIDTGGIDITDEPFMSQIKLQAQVAIEEADVIIFLTSVREGVTDADENVARILYQSDKPVILAVNKVDNPEMRAEIFDFYSLGLGEPYPVSGSHGLGLGDLLDTVVANFPSEDENAEEEDIINFSFIGRPNVGKSSLVNAILGEERVIVSNIAGTTRDAIDTMFVDEEGTKFRMIDTAGIRKKGKVYESTEKYSVMRAIRAIERSDIVMVVLNAEEGIQEQDKKVAGYAHEAGKGIIILVNKWDTLEKDNHTMKEFEEKIRKEFQYLSYAPIMYVSAVTKQRLSNIPAKIKEISGNQNRRISSSLLNDVLMDAVAHNPTPTDKGRRLKIYYMTQVAVKPPTFVVFVNDPELLHFSYERFLENRIRDSFDFEGTPFRLIARQKK, from the coding sequence ATGCCAAATCCAGTAGTGGCCATAGTAGGCAGACCAAACGTAGGGAAATCAACAATATTCAATAGACTGGCAGGAGAGAGAATTTCCATAGTCGACGATGTCTCGGGTGTCACGCGCGACAGAATTTATGCAAAAGGAGAATGGCTGGGCAAAACATTTAATATCATTGATACAGGCGGAATCGATATCACTGATGAGCCTTTTATGAGCCAAATCAAGTTGCAGGCCCAAGTGGCGATCGAGGAAGCCGATGTCATCATCTTTTTGACAAGCGTCAGAGAAGGCGTAACGGATGCCGATGAGAATGTCGCAAGAATTCTCTATCAATCCGATAAACCTGTCATATTGGCGGTAAATAAAGTGGATAATCCGGAAATGCGCGCCGAAATATTCGATTTTTACAGTCTGGGATTAGGCGAACCCTATCCTGTATCAGGCAGCCACGGTTTAGGTCTTGGAGATCTGCTTGATACGGTTGTAGCCAATTTCCCATCTGAAGACGAGAATGCGGAAGAAGAAGATATCATCAACTTCAGCTTCATCGGCCGTCCGAATGTCGGCAAATCATCTTTGGTGAATGCCATTTTGGGGGAAGAGCGCGTAATCGTTTCGAATATTGCCGGGACAACCCGTGACGCCATCGATACGATGTTCGTTGATGAAGAAGGCACAAAATTCCGGATGATCGATACAGCCGGAATCCGTAAAAAAGGCAAAGTCTACGAATCCACGGAAAAATACAGCGTTATGCGTGCCATCCGCGCAATCGAGCGTTCGGATATCGTTATGGTCGTGCTGAATGCGGAAGAGGGGATCCAGGAGCAGGACAAAAAAGTTGCCGGCTATGCACATGAAGCAGGCAAAGGAATCATCATTCTGGTGAACAAATGGGATACTTTGGAAAAAGACAATCATACGATGAAGGAATTCGAGGAAAAAATCCGTAAGGAATTCCAGTACCTCTCATATGCGCCTATCATGTATGTTTCCGCAGTGACGAAACAGCGCTTGTCCAATATTCCTGCGAAAATCAAGGAAATCAGCGGAAATCAAAACCGTCGTATCTCTTCATCCTTATTGAATGATGTCCTGATGGATGCCGTCGCGCATAATCCGACGCCAACAGACAAAGGCCGTCGCCTTAAGATTTACTACATGACGCAAGTTGCCGTAAAACCGCCGACTTTTGTAGTATTTGTAAACGACCCGGAATTGCTGCATTTCTCATATGAGCGTTTCCTCGAGAACAGAATCCGTGATTCGTTCGATTTTGAAGGAACACCATTCCGTTTGATCGCCAGACAAAAAAAATAA
- a CDS encoding HU family DNA-binding protein gives MANKAELIERVAGKTNLTKKDVTASVDALFEVIQEALKDGEKVQVIGFGNFEVRDRAARKGRNPQTGEEIQIEASKIPAFKPGKALKDAVK, from the coding sequence ATGGCAAACAAAGCTGAATTGATCGAAAGAGTTGCTGGAAAAACAAACTTGACTAAAAAGGATGTTACAGCAAGCGTTGATGCATTATTTGAAGTGATTCAAGAAGCATTAAAAGATGGTGAAAAAGTTCAAGTTATCGGTTTTGGTAATTTTGAAGTTCGTGATCGTGCGGCTCGTAAAGGACGCAATCCTCAAACTGGGGAAGAAATCCAAATCGAAGCAAGCAAAATTCCTGCATTCAAACCAGGTAAAGCATTGAAAGATGCAGTTAAATAA
- a CDS encoding LysM peptidoglycan-binding domain-containing protein — protein MDKKNRNRNNGEPWSRKFGEDENLKSRQYSRSARNTKNKEVAPLLKVLLFLFLAILIIPFATIYLNKQNQNTPAPKSAEQVMINKRVASSSVESSEETSSEEAESSSEVVESVTEPESAIVEVPSSSIAPVVVETPVETIKEPETATGTYNNSYTIKAGDNLYRIALNHGMTLDELMQANGLVSTEAQIGMVLNVK, from the coding sequence ATGGATAAAAAGAATCGCAATCGCAATAATGGAGAGCCTTGGTCACGTAAGTTCGGCGAAGATGAAAATCTGAAGAGCCGACAATATTCGCGTTCGGCCAGAAATACAAAAAATAAAGAAGTAGCACCTCTATTAAAAGTATTGCTGTTTCTCTTTTTGGCTATTCTGATCATTCCTTTTGCAACCATCTATTTAAATAAACAGAATCAAAATACTCCCGCACCTAAGAGTGCTGAGCAAGTGATGATCAATAAAAGAGTAGCCAGCTCCAGTGTCGAGAGCAGTGAAGAAACGTCTTCCGAAGAGGCCGAATCATCCAGTGAAGTCGTTGAGAGCGTCACAGAACCGGAATCGGCGATTGTGGAAGTCCCAAGTTCCAGCATTGCCCCTGTAGTGGTCGAAACGCCGGTTGAGACAATCAAAGAACCGGAAACGGCAACCGGCACATACAATAATTCCTACACAATCAAAGCGGGTGACAACCTTTACCGGATCGCTTTGAACCATGGGATGACTTTGGATGAATTGATGCAGGCTAACGGGTTGGTCAGCACAGAAGCACAAATCGGTATGGTGTTGAACGTTAAATAA